AAATGGATATGTATATAAAGTTCtgctttaaaaatcgttttgttaaTAATGGGAAAGAAATTGATGCTTTCCATTGATGCCATGTGTCACATGAAAGACattatgagcagtatttgtttgggctgacgaCGGTTGCTcatttaaaaaaacgaaactgcaaaataTCTTCTGAAGCACCAGAGAAATTGCCCTGAGGACACACGATAAGAGAGAGCAAGTATAGATCACAGGATTCTGGGTATAAATAAATATGATGGAAAATCAGACTATCAGTTTCCAGGCTAACACAGACCACAGGCTACTCTACAgagcagtctgtcaccacaacctagACTTCATGTTTGCATTTTTTGGCTTACAAACCTACAGCCAAACTGTCACTTTTCTGCATAACCTGGTTTTGGGCTACACTACAGAGCAGCTTGACATCAGAACATAGATTCCACCTTAGGATGAaatcattaatattatttcaaCATAGTTTCTGCAGATGTGCTGCatatatcagtaacagaaacaccAGTAAATGACAAAAGCAAAAAATGAAGAAAGGGCCATTTGCACAGTATGAGTAAATTTGTGAGGTTTAGCCCAGATTTCTGTTAAATACATCAGATCTTACATTCATGCATTAATTGTATGGTTGTCCCTTAAATTTAGCAGTAATATTTTAATAGGAAGGACACTATTGTCTTCACCTTTCTTTCATGCGTGCCACACAGTGCTGTTTAGGTGTTTACTTTTGTCCTCTATTTGCAAGCTCATCAGTGTGAAATAAGTTGGGTgttgtaatatatttgtgcaatgtttATCTCCTTTAGTGGACTATACAAAATATGGCTTACAAGCAAATATCTCATAATCTCTAAATAATGGCTTCGAATTATTGAGGCAATGATCAATCTATATTGACAGCACCTGTTTGAAGTTACAAGCGAAGCAGGAATCAGTAGAAATAAAAATTAGTACATGTTTGTTATTAGTTGTATTATTTGATTGCAAACCCACATATACACTAGACTGTTATATTTTTGTGTGCATATCAGTAGACATTGTGAGAAACCGTTACCGCCGAGCTATAGAAATTGTTGCAGGTGAGCGAAGACCCTGATTATATCACTGTTCAACTTTCCCTTCAGTTGTCATCTGTAAATATTTAACACTTGTATTTCCCTATCATGAAGTCTGTCTTTTTGTAATGTTACAGTTAGAACCCTATATGACAGAAAGTTTTATTATGTCTGCATTTCAAAGAATGGGAGAGAATCCTCAGAATGTTAAAGTTATGAGAAATAAATACACAGGGGAGCCTGCTGGTTACTGCTTTGTGCACTTTGCAACTGATGAAGCTGCACTGAATGCAATGCACAAATTAAGTGGAAAAGTTATTCCTAACACTAATCCAGTGAGTATTTGATTTCAGCTATTTGTAAGCATGTTAAACATAGTTGGTCATTTAACAGGCCATACACTTTtcgcttcttcatttttaaatgctTCCACAAAGTATACAAACCACGGTTTCAAGTTTTAGCTTTATGAGTTCAGAAACTTTCCAAATGGAAACTGGATTATGCTAGTGCACTTTTTCACTCAGATTCCATAAATTTTGTATTGTGGTATTTTACACAGTGACACATGTTTGCCTCACTGATATGAGTGCTGAATCTCTTGAAATTAGCTGGAATGACAAGGGCATCTGTTAGTAATTACTAAGTAAAGGTACCATTGCTTGAAACAAGTGCTCATGCTTGgggataattatttttattcatatattaaCTGTACCAAATGATCTTATTCACTGGTAGAAGTAGTGGATACACAGAACACTATTAGACTATGTAGTAATGTAACACTATTACTAGAATATGATTGTAATTGCATAGAACTGTTATACTAATTCCCTTTGTTCTTGTTTTTTACCCTTCTTCATGTGTGTACACTTGTCACTGTCTTACTTAGTTACCTCTGGCCAGTTTATTTAACAGCTAACATAATGGATGTCAAAGGTAATTCTGATTTAATAACAGTCTTTAATTTTTGACAAGTATGCAGAATTACCTTTTTCCAACATAGTGTTTCTATTCTctttgtagaataatgaaattcctTTTTGTTGTCATACTTCTAATTTTCATTGAAAATTTATGTTGCATTTTAAAATTGCTTGCCTGTTAATGTGTTTGATGAATAGAAAATTGTAGCATAATAGTTCGCAGATTATGTCCCAATTGTGAACTTCTTGAACAATTTGCAGTAAATCCTGAACAGAAGCAGTGAGCAATTAGTGCTAGTCAGTGAAGAGAACTGTTTTAAGTACAATTAGTGCACATTGGTGCTAATTTTTGGGGCCTTGAGATGTTAGCTAAGAATTATTGTTGTAAGAGCTGTAAAACAATAAGCCAAAAGTCACTTTTGCTGTACATAAATTATTAACAAAACATAGAGTATGTTCTCTGAAAAGCTGTATCATGATCTCCCTTCTAGACTTTGTCCATTGGATAAGTAACAATACTGTTCCACCAAGTATTGTAATTTGTTTACTGTATGTATGCACATATTATCATAAACATATTAATTATTCTGTGATTTTTCAGCCTGTACGATTTAAACTAAATCATGCTGGGACGACAGGCCGACCGTCAGGTGACCGGGAGTATTCTCTGTGGGTGggtgacttaactcctgaggttgaTGATTACACACTGTACAAAACATTTGCATCTCGATATCCATCAATCAGAACAGCAAAAGGTAAGCTTATTGTCAGTCTATTAAGAATATTTATCTTTGATAGTAGTGGTAGTTAAGTAACAGAATTTTTAGGCAGTAGACTGTTTGTTTACTTCATTGCATGTAATTAATGAAGGATTTTTAACTGCCTTTTCCGAGTTTCTGACATTCACAAGAGTCTCAACTCATGAACATGATGGTTGTTGCCATTCATGTTGATATTACTGTTTGGTTGTATCAGTGTAAATTCATGTTTTTCCCATTTCTGGCTGGTTATTCAGATGACATGACCACAAGTGTATATAAAACACTCATTTAACATAActccgtaaataacattgtgaaAATGAGTAGCATACCGTAAACCGTTCATACTTCATTGATGTAGTTTTGTAAAATGTGTTCCTAGGGTTCTACTCTTTCCACCTGTAGGAAGGAATATAACCTTTTTAAAGCATTAAGGCAGGAGCTCTGAGGTGTTGGCAAACAATTATTAAGTTGTAAGTTCTATAAAATAATGAGTCAAGAGTCACGTTTGCTGTGTGGAAATTACTACCAAAGCATAGAATATATTCTCTGAAAAGCTGTATCATAATCACTCCCAGTGCATGTGTTTTTGATtttgacattttatattgaacagcTGAGGTCCCCTCAACTATCATGTATAAATGTGGAGTTACGGATACTCAACTTACTGTCAGTAGTGGAATGTATGATACCCTTTGGGGTTGTTTTGGTCTTCATTTCAAAGAATGGAGCTCTTCATGATTTTCTGCTCTTTGCAAGCCGCTTCATTTGTGCATAAAATTGCAAACTACATCCAcatgaacctgcttgctgtattcatggtTCAATCTTAAGATGACTTGCAGCATAGTAGCTGGTGAGAGTAGCTGTTTTGATTGAAATCAAATGCCCTCCATCGATACTGACAGCTTTCTCATCACAGCCAACATAATCGTGTTAGCTAGCATATGACAATATGTCCAGTGATCCTATGTGTTCATGAAATAAACTATGTTATTAATTGCAAACACTGCAGTGGGTGTCTTCAGTATATAATTTTAATCACAGGATGAAATTAACGTAGAAACAATATAACTACAATAAATTCAGCAGACAAGATTGAAAGCTTAAGTTGATATGGAGTGGAAACAAGTGAGTATTGGCTTGAAGTGATACATTGCTCtaagacatatattgaaaaagctACAGCCAtcagcagttgtgcagagtcttcgTAGGGTGAATAATTAatgttcaagccttggtctccctctacagtattTACCCCATGTACTCCCCTTCCTTCCCTCCATATCTAAATTGACTGTTGATGccacaggatgtgtcctatcaaccagagCTTTTGTTTAGTGTTGTGCCACAACACTTTTTTGTCCCCAGTTcggttcagtatctcttcattggtTGTTCAATTTAAGCCATCTAATCTGtagtattcttttgtagcaccacatttcaaaagcttctattatcttcttgcccctactgtttatcgtccatattttactCCCACTTAATATTACACTCCAGACATATACATTCAGGAAagacttaacacttaaatttatattgtgagggtaatccaaaaagtaaggtctcttatttttataagtacatagacttgtttatttctaccatggtttacatcagtttacagcttgaacatttagctattttttgacagaatcaccatttctgtcgatgcatttttgtagaccctgtggcagtttttgtatgcccatgtcataccagcttgccatCATGCTgtccagaaagttatgaactggcgtgattgttgcttagtCTCGGGTGTATAGTGGTATGCCCAGAtttcgtcacccatgacaattgagtccagaaaattggcctgtttggctgcaaggcggtgaagaaatgtgcgggaagcatcaactcattgctgcgtgtggtcctcagtcagcatgtgtggcacccaccttgcacacactttccagtagttcaatgtttccgttaaaattctgtgagaggtgcttcaggaaacctcaggaaccaatgcGCAGAGATCACCCAggatgatccgccgatcttcacgcatgctatgctcaaccttcaacactctccttagaaattgatggtctcccacTCCTTTGTTTGTCGTTAATTTCGGTCCAACCAGCTGCATACTCTTACGAACATTTTGACATCCATGcaggactcaccatacacttccgtcagttgGCAGTGGATTTCAGTCggggcagtgccctttgcgttcaaaaaccgaataactgcgcgcaattcccaCTTGGCAGTAACATCCAACGCGAGCTCCATTCTCTAAGGCTGCCAAGCCGAGATGAGGGCCTCAGCGCGTGTAGCACTCTTcataacaatgtgaccaactgccacacaaacagagttctgtacttataaaaaaataggagactttacttttgggattaccctcgtagatgttaaaatatttttcagtaacACTTTCCTTGCTTTTGCTAATGTGCAGTTTATATCACCTGTACTTCAgtcgtcgtgggttattttgctgtccaaacagcaaaaaTTGTGTAATCAGTGTCTCCTTTCGTAATCAAATTCTCTGAGTTGTCatgtgatttaattcaactgcgttctgttacctttgttttactttgtttttttcaattgttcttccaagtacATTTCTGGCTCTGACTGATTTATGACGTCATTGGCAAACTcccaagtttttatttattctttgttgGGGTTCAAAGTTTACATAACGTAAAAAAATTCCTGCTGTAAATATAGGTTTTCCTTTTTTCAGTCTATCTTCGTAGATACATTTTAGAGGCAGTATTGCCACAATTTTCTACATTTCTCTAGAACCCAAAATGATCTCTCATGAGGTAGGCTTTTATTGTTCGTTTCATGTTTCACTATATAATTTTTGTTCTCATTTTGCAACCACATTTCTCTGTGCTGTACTTACTTTTCTTGCTTTCATGGCACATACCTGGACAGTGCACTTGTCCGTGTCATGATCCTGTGCTCTGTTATTCTCAGAAGACAAAAAATATCTAGCATATCTTAGAGGACATCATACATTTTCAGTGTTGGCAAAATGTGAGAGCTTTATACTGCACTGGAATGATTTAACAAGTCTCATGCAAGTATTTGGGAATTTAAGTAAAGCCAAACATGAAAAGTTGTTGAAAATACTGAGAAATCTGTGGTCAACCTTACATGCACTTGTGCCCATGTGTATGCATGTGCTATCACACCTTCACAAAATAGGAAATAAAACATTGAAATAGACATTGTTCCTTCAGATTTCTTCTTAATTATATTATTTCTTGTTATACATGGCTGGAGCAGTTGTTTGTTTCCTTCAGTGTCTTCTACTGTTGAGAGTGTGGGTTGGTGATAGTTTTGGGGAAAAAAACATATAGTATGCCTGTATTACATTGTGTTGTAATGTTTTGTCCAGCAGAAGATTTTTGTCGCAGAataaaggaatgtagaaaattgtaCAGGATTGGATTGGTGCCAAGAGCATTGTGACCGAGAGCATCAACACACCCATGTGCCACATTTATTGTTAATTTTATGATGGAAACTTCCATGGAGTAAAAGCAGTCATAGACTCAGTGCTCAATAAAATTATGGTAGTGAGAGACACCACCCTGTTatatgtgaagtcaaaattttgtattgtattaccgagttatttattttattgatttaaatAAAACATTGAACGTTTGGTGATGCTTGTTCTTTGTTTCAGTGAtactagacaatgctggttacagTAAAGGTTATGGCTTCATCAGGTTTGCCAATGAAGAGGAACAGAAGCTGTGCCTTATCCAGATGAATGGATACAAAGGACTTGGCGGGAAACCCATCAAAATAAGCAACGCAGTGCCGAAACCACACAGGTTTACTACCACAGGGTAACTCTTGTTCGTGTGTTTGAGAGACTGTATGGGACTGCCAGCTGTTTCACATTTCATAATTTGTGTAATGATGTGAAACAGTGAGCAGTACAGTATGTTCAGTCCCCTGCATGTTTAAACTCGCATTTGTTGTCTAGATGCACTAGTCCTGGTAGGATGTTATTGATTGATTTCAAATTCTCCCTTGTGTTGTATAGTTTACAAATATCTGACATAAACTGGTGGGTAATTTAGGTCTGCTGTCAGTTATCATTTTGATAGATCTTTTCTTTTTGGATTTACTAGTTCAGAAACACAGAACAACAAAGTAAAAAAATCTATTATATACGTGAAAAGTTTGTATCGTGAATTAATGTGAGTAGGAAGTTAGGTAGGTAGATAGATAAATAGATAGACTTTGGTAGATATTTACTTTCTGAaactttacaaatacaaaataaaactaaaagttTTATTTCAATTAATGCATTTTCAGTTAACaacaaattaatgtaaagaaatGTAAATAGCTTCCATGTGTTAAAGACTGGTAGTGATAAGTATTCTGCCTGAACACATGTTAGTTACATTGTTCTCAGGACTTCAAAATCAAAGGTTAGGGTTAGAGGACTAGCAGATGTAGAAGAGACAAGGATGAGCACATTACaatatcaggttcactgtatgttTTGAGTCTCATTAGTATTCATCTTTCACTTTTGGAAACGCGTGTTTGAAGACAAATGAGGTAGAGAGAGGAAGATGAAAATGTGTGTGATTGGTTAAGTTGTAATTTTGAACCAAGTACTTGTAATTGTTTGTGTTGGTAACTGATGGAATACAAAATAAGAAATAGCCAGGCTTCTTTATTAGAGATTCAGTTTTTAAACCTGTGAAGGCATTGTTGACCAAGTAGAGTGGCGCAGTGTTAAGACTCTGCACTCGTATTGCAGAGGACAGCAGTTCAGTTTGTGTCTGGCAATCGACACCTAGTTTTTCCACAGTTGCTGAAAGTTGCATAAGGCAGGTGCGGAaatggttccttttgaaagggcatggctggttTCTTTCCGCATCATTCTGCAATCCAATCCAAGTCATTTAGGTATTTGATCTTTATATTTAATCCAcagaattctgaaaataaaatacttAATGACATGtttggtcataatattctggtcaGTTGTAACCCTCCCATTGTACTATGTTTTTCTCCAACCAGTCACGGTTCCTTGGTACATTTGTTATCTATCTCATTCTTATTCCTCTCTCTGAAATAAGTGTGCCTGTTTTGTTATTACTTTAAATTATACTTTCGTCATTCCACTTTGCACTTTTTATACAAAGCTAACAATTGGTCTTCAGAAACCAGCTCTaatttctcagtttttcttttGAATGCAGTTA
The genomic region above belongs to Schistocerca serialis cubense isolate TAMUIC-IGC-003099 chromosome 6, iqSchSeri2.2, whole genome shotgun sequence and contains:
- the LOC126483938 gene encoding tRNA selenocysteine 1-associated protein 1 isoform X2, which codes for MTTNSGLVLCQLWMGSLEPYMTESFIMSAFQRMGENPQNVKVMRNKYTGEPAGYCFVHFATDEAALNAMHKLSGKVIPNTNPPVRFKLNHAGTTGRPSGDREYSLWVGDLTPEVDDYTLYKTFASRYPSIRTAKVILDNAGYSKGYGFIRFANEEEQKLCLIQMNGYKGLGGKPIKISNAVPKPHSTDTSTFTTTTTAATSGGYSSSSDYSQYYDPSYWQNYSAWQGYYDTSTDPAATASAHAQASHDYYQSMSAYSSAPVVEDTTNHEDDLELIEHNQQIDVEKLNREVTERDYCLWDALESSKWLPVEGLECC
- the LOC126483938 gene encoding tRNA selenocysteine 1-associated protein 1 isoform X1, coding for MTTNSGLVLCQLWMGSLEPYMTESFIMSAFQRMGENPQNVKVMRNKYTGEPAGYCFVHFATDEAALNAMHKLSGKVIPNTNPPVRFKLNHAGTTGRPSGDREYSLWVGDLTPEVDDYTLYKTFASRYPSIRTAKVILDNAGYSKGYGFIRFANEEEQKLCLIQMNGYKGLGGKPIKISNAVPKPHRFTTTGTDTSTFTTTTTAATSGGYSSSSDYSQYYDPSYWQNYSAWQGYYDTSTDPAATASAHAQASHDYYQSMSAYSSAPVVEDTTNHEDDLELIEHNQQIDVEKLNREVTERDYCLWDALESSKWLPVEGLECC